A genomic segment from Brevundimonas sp. SORGH_AS_0993 encodes:
- a CDS encoding pirin family protein, whose protein sequence is MIERRPFDTLGSANHGWLNAKHHFSFANYYDPARMSWGNLRVWNDDEIAPGTGFPPHPHADMEIITYVRDGAISHEDSLGNKGRTVAGDVQVMSAGTGIRHAEYNAEPELTRIFQIWIEPTRRGEAPSWGAKPFPKGERSGQFVVLASGFQGDDDALPIRTDARIVAATLNAGDSADYPLGAARRAYLVPAKGEVEVNGVRLNARDGAAIAQEDVLTVKALSDAEIVLVDAA, encoded by the coding sequence ATGATCGAGCGCAGACCTTTCGACACCCTGGGCAGCGCCAACCACGGTTGGCTGAACGCCAAGCACCACTTCTCCTTCGCCAACTATTACGACCCGGCGCGGATGAGCTGGGGCAATCTGCGGGTCTGGAACGACGACGAGATCGCGCCGGGCACGGGCTTTCCGCCCCATCCCCACGCCGACATGGAGATCATCACCTATGTCCGCGACGGTGCGATCAGCCACGAGGACAGCCTTGGCAACAAGGGCCGCACGGTCGCCGGCGACGTCCAGGTGATGAGCGCGGGCACCGGCATTCGCCACGCCGAATACAACGCCGAGCCGGAACTGACCCGGATCTTCCAGATCTGGATCGAACCGACCCGTCGCGGCGAGGCGCCAAGCTGGGGCGCCAAGCCCTTCCCCAAGGGCGAGCGCTCCGGCCAGTTCGTGGTCCTGGCCTCGGGCTTTCAGGGGGATGACGACGCCCTGCCGATCCGCACCGATGCGCGGATCGTGGCGGCGACCCTGAACGCCGGCGACAGCGCCGACTATCCGCTGGGCGCCGCACGCCGTGCCTATCTGGTGCCGGCCAAGGGCGAGGTGGAGGTCAACGGCGTTCGGCTGAACGCCCGCGACGGCGCCGCCATCGCCCAGGAGGACGTCTTGACGGTCAAGGCGCTGTCGGACGCCGAGATCGTGTTGGTGGACGCCGCCTGA
- a CDS encoding LysR family transcriptional regulator, producing the protein MSRLPDLEALAIFAKVAETQSFSGAADQLALSKATVSKAVTRLEQQLQTTLLHRTSRRFALTDAGRSLSARAAQMLAEAEGAVSEALDMSVTPRGLVRLAAPMSFGMAYVAPALPPFLATHPDVSIDLHLSDEMIDLVGGGFDCALRIAALADSSLTARKLRPVNRLLVASPAYLAQRGRPTHPDDLNRHACLCYAYMPTPDVWRFSNAAGEEVVVRPRGPLRANNSDALTASLCAGLGLFPQPDFIAWKDVAEGRLETVMTDWRLPPIALHLVAPSSGPRPARVTALTDHLAKTFSSPLWPGDTVGR; encoded by the coding sequence ATGTCCCGCCTGCCCGATCTCGAAGCCCTGGCCATCTTCGCCAAGGTGGCCGAAACCCAGTCCTTCTCGGGCGCCGCCGACCAGTTGGCCCTGTCCAAAGCCACCGTCTCCAAGGCGGTGACGCGGCTGGAACAACAGCTTCAGACCACCCTTCTGCATCGTACCTCGCGCCGTTTCGCCCTCACCGATGCGGGCCGCAGCCTGTCCGCCCGCGCCGCCCAGATGCTGGCCGAGGCCGAGGGCGCGGTGTCCGAGGCCCTGGATATGTCCGTCACCCCGCGCGGCCTGGTCCGGCTGGCCGCGCCCATGTCGTTCGGCATGGCCTATGTCGCCCCGGCTCTGCCCCCGTTTCTGGCCACCCACCCTGACGTCTCCATCGACCTGCATCTGTCGGACGAGATGATCGACCTGGTCGGGGGCGGCTTCGACTGCGCCCTGCGGATCGCGGCCCTGGCGGATTCGTCGCTGACGGCGCGAAAGCTGCGTCCGGTGAACCGGCTGCTGGTCGCCTCGCCCGCCTATCTGGCCCAGCGGGGGCGACCGACCCATCCGGACGATCTGAACCGCCACGCCTGCCTCTGCTACGCCTATATGCCGACGCCCGATGTATGGCGTTTTTCCAATGCAGCGGGGGAAGAGGTCGTGGTTCGCCCGCGCGGCCCTTTGCGCGCCAACAACTCCGACGCCCTGACCGCCTCGCTCTGCGCGGGCCTGGGCCTCTTTCCCCAGCCGGATTTCATCGCCTGGAAGGACGTGGCCGAGGGCCGGTTGGAGACGGTGATGACCGACTGGCGCCTGCCGCCCATCGCCCTGCATCTGGTCGCACCCAGCAGCGGACCCCGCCCTGCGCGGGTCACGGCCCTGACGGACCATCTGGCGAAGACCTTCAGCAGCCCGCTGTGGCCCGGCGATACGGTCGGCCGTTGA
- a CDS encoding hemolysin, producing MKTTLSMLACAGALTLSACAPTQSIETPPGRETAYKICEVEDYQSYVGRNRSAAPAAPAGQIFRFLCTTCAATMDYRENRVNFVYDEGTGVIREVKCG from the coding sequence ATGAAAACGACCCTGAGCATGCTGGCCTGCGCCGGCGCCCTGACGCTGTCGGCCTGCGCCCCGACGCAGTCGATCGAGACGCCGCCCGGCCGGGAGACCGCTTACAAGATCTGCGAGGTCGAGGATTACCAAAGCTATGTCGGGCGCAACCGTTCGGCGGCGCCCGCCGCGCCCGCCGGCCAGATTTTCCGGTTCCTCTGCACCACCTGTGCGGCGACCATGGACTATCGCGAGAACCGGGTGAACTTCGTCTATGACGAGGGGACGGGCGTGATCCGCGAGGTCAAGTGCGGCTGA
- a CDS encoding DNA polymerase III subunit chi, whose translation MSGEPEIWFYHLERSTLDQVLPTLLEKTLERGWRALIKSAHSHRLDAIDETLWTFRDESFLPHGRADQPHAERQPVLLSETGENLNGAQALFIVDDAELGATEGFERCFIIFDGRDETALQHARGRWKGLKDRGAALSYWRQTDEGRWEKAA comes from the coding sequence TTGAGCGGCGAACCCGAAATCTGGTTCTACCATCTGGAGCGGTCGACGCTGGATCAGGTGTTGCCGACCCTGCTCGAGAAGACGCTCGAGCGGGGCTGGCGCGCCCTGATCAAATCGGCGCATTCGCATCGGCTGGATGCGATCGACGAGACGCTGTGGACGTTTCGGGACGAAAGCTTCCTGCCGCACGGCCGGGCGGACCAGCCCCATGCCGAACGCCAACCTGTGCTGTTGAGCGAGACGGGCGAGAACCTGAACGGCGCTCAGGCGCTGTTCATAGTCGACGACGCAGAACTGGGCGCGACGGAAGGGTTCGAACGATGTTTCATCATTTTCGATGGTCGGGACGAGACGGCGCTGCAGCACGCTCGGGGCCGCTGGAAGGGGCTGAAGGATCGGGGCGCGGCCCTGTCCTACTGGCGGCAGACGGACGAGGGGCGCTGGGAAAAGGCGGCCTGA
- a CDS encoding leucyl aminopeptidase, whose amino-acid sequence MKIEFVAAVDAAEILAVAVFQDRVLSPAAQALDAKTGGALTKAMGKSRFTGKAGQTLNVAAPQAVEADGVLLVGAGAQDKQDDLAVEAFGAGAYAAVKLSGAEVLTIDASHLSGEQAARVGFAARLAAYRFDKYRTTQKPDKVPSVTTVRVVAADLRAAETALEPLSAVADGVIFARDLVSEPANVLYPAEFARRVKALESLGLEVEILGEAEMETLGMRTLLGVGQGSRRESQLAVIQWKGGEAGAQPLAFVGKGVCFDTGGISIKPADGMEDMKWDMGGAAAVTGTMIALAGRKAKVNAVGVLGLVENMPDGNAQRPGDVVVSMSGQTVEVINTDAEGRLVLADALWYTQERFKPKFMIDLATLTGAMIVALGLDYAGVFSNSDAVADPILAAAKKVGENFWRMPIPEIYEQHIDSKIADVKNVGNGRAGGSITAALFLQRFTNGVPWAHLDIAPTAWANKSPSPTVPEGGVGFAVRTLDRMVADSYEG is encoded by the coding sequence ATGAAGATCGAGTTCGTCGCCGCCGTCGACGCCGCTGAAATCCTCGCGGTCGCCGTGTTCCAGGACCGTGTCCTGAGCCCCGCGGCCCAGGCGCTGGACGCCAAGACCGGCGGCGCCCTGACCAAGGCCATGGGCAAGAGCCGCTTCACCGGCAAGGCGGGCCAGACCCTGAACGTCGCCGCGCCCCAGGCGGTGGAAGCCGATGGGGTGCTGCTGGTCGGCGCGGGCGCGCAGGACAAGCAGGACGACCTGGCGGTGGAAGCCTTCGGCGCCGGCGCCTATGCGGCGGTGAAGCTGTCGGGCGCCGAGGTCCTGACCATCGACGCCTCGCACCTGTCCGGCGAACAGGCGGCGCGCGTCGGCTTCGCGGCGCGCCTGGCGGCCTATCGCTTCGACAAGTACCGGACCACGCAGAAGCCGGACAAGGTTCCTTCGGTGACGACGGTTCGCGTGGTCGCCGCCGACTTGCGCGCCGCCGAGACGGCGCTGGAGCCCCTGTCGGCCGTGGCCGACGGCGTGATCTTCGCCCGCGACCTGGTGTCCGAGCCCGCCAACGTCCTGTACCCGGCCGAGTTCGCGCGCCGCGTGAAGGCGCTGGAAAGCCTGGGTCTGGAAGTCGAGATCCTGGGCGAGGCCGAGATGGAGACGCTGGGCATGCGCACCCTGCTGGGCGTGGGCCAGGGCAGCCGTCGCGAAAGCCAGCTGGCCGTGATTCAGTGGAAGGGCGGCGAGGCCGGCGCCCAGCCCCTAGCCTTCGTCGGCAAGGGCGTCTGCTTCGACACCGGCGGCATCTCGATCAAGCCTGCCGACGGCATGGAAGACATGAAGTGGGACATGGGCGGCGCGGCCGCCGTGACCGGAACCATGATCGCCCTGGCTGGCCGCAAGGCCAAGGTCAACGCCGTCGGCGTGCTGGGTCTGGTCGAGAACATGCCCGACGGCAACGCCCAGCGTCCGGGCGACGTGGTGGTGTCCATGTCGGGCCAAACGGTCGAGGTCATCAACACCGACGCCGAAGGCCGCCTCGTGCTGGCCGACGCCCTCTGGTACACGCAGGAGCGTTTCAAGCCGAAGTTCATGATCGACCTGGCCACCCTGACGGGCGCCATGATCGTGGCCCTGGGCCTGGACTACGCCGGCGTCTTCTCGAACTCCGACGCCGTGGCCGATCCGATCCTGGCGGCGGCCAAGAAGGTGGGCGAGAACTTCTGGCGCATGCCGATCCCCGAAATCTATGAACAGCATATCGATTCGAAGATCGCCGACGTGAAGAACGTCGGCAACGGCCGCGCGGGCGGTTCGATTACCGCCGCCCTGTTCCTGCAACGCTTCACCAACGGCGTACCGTGGGCGCACCTGGACATCGCCCCCACCGCCTGGGCGAACAAGAGCCCCAGCCCCACCGTGCCCGAGGGCGGCGTCGGCTTCGCCGTGCGCACCCTGGACCGCATGGTGGCGGATTCCTACGAAGGTTGA
- a CDS encoding LptF/LptG family permease has product MTLIQRYLFRQISLPVVAACAALAGIGILSQSLDQLEVIVERGQSVWVMVKLTLLALPQLLAVILPIGLFVGALIALTRLQREQELTAAFAGGMTRWQVISPPARLAVLVALVTLLVNLFLLPWAQHEARRQAFAIRTDLAALLVEEGQFVQGPDGLTVYVQQIEQNGLLKNLFVYLDDGKKVTTWNAAQARFGRAGGVPVLTLTDGSWQQYSSNGVLNYLSFDNYTLDLTPFAGTTEVIRYKPSDLYLRQLLNPSPKLLETAGSRGELLAEAHSRLSSPLYALVAMALALAAILGGAFSRTGYSLRIAKAAGLFLLVRVVGYGLVAASAWNGWMNILQYAVPILAIAVAMRVLFRALKPHRARRRFAGVLKARPA; this is encoded by the coding sequence ATGACCCTGATTCAACGCTATCTTTTTCGACAAATCTCGCTGCCGGTAGTCGCAGCGTGCGCCGCCCTGGCGGGAATCGGGATTCTGAGCCAGAGCCTGGACCAACTGGAAGTCATCGTCGAACGCGGCCAGAGCGTGTGGGTGATGGTCAAGCTGACGCTTTTGGCCCTGCCTCAGCTTCTGGCGGTCATCCTGCCCATCGGCCTGTTCGTCGGCGCCCTGATCGCCTTGACCCGTCTTCAGCGCGAGCAGGAGCTGACGGCCGCCTTCGCCGGGGGCATGACCCGCTGGCAAGTCATTTCTCCGCCCGCGCGCCTGGCGGTGTTGGTTGCGCTGGTCACGCTCCTGGTCAACCTGTTCCTGCTGCCCTGGGCCCAGCATGAGGCGCGCCGTCAGGCCTTCGCCATCCGCACCGACCTGGCCGCCCTCCTGGTCGAGGAAGGCCAGTTCGTCCAGGGGCCGGACGGCCTGACCGTCTATGTCCAGCAGATCGAGCAGAACGGCCTGCTGAAGAACCTGTTCGTCTATCTGGACGACGGCAAGAAGGTCACGACCTGGAACGCGGCCCAGGCGCGCTTCGGCCGGGCCGGCGGCGTGCCCGTCCTGACCCTGACCGACGGCTCCTGGCAGCAGTACTCGTCGAACGGAGTGCTGAACTATCTGTCGTTCGACAACTACACCCTGGACCTGACGCCGTTCGCCGGCACCACCGAAGTCATCCGCTACAAGCCGTCCGACCTCTATCTGCGGCAGTTGCTGAACCCCTCGCCCAAGCTGCTGGAGACGGCGGGATCGCGCGGCGAACTGCTGGCCGAGGCCCATTCGCGCCTGTCATCGCCCCTGTACGCCCTGGTCGCCATGGCCCTGGCCCTGGCCGCCATCCTGGGCGGCGCCTTCAGCCGGACCGGCTATTCCCTGCGGATCGCCAAGGCGGCGGGCCTGTTCCTTCTGGTGCGCGTCGTCGGTTACGGCCTGGTCGCCGCCAGCGCCTGGAACGGCTGGATGAACATCCTTCAGTATGCCGTGCCCATTCTGGCCATCGCCGTGGCCATGCGGGTGCTGTTCCGCGCCCTCAAGCCCCACCGGGCCAGACGGCGGTTCGCCGGCGTTCTGAAAGCGAGGCCCGCATGA
- the lptG gene encoding LPS export ABC transporter permease LptG, translating to MTALGLRSRRRSPRLPRLGRIERYVLVQQARALGVALAVIAALVMLIDFVEVSRGLGSSMDLSALHILYLVMLKSPSVIVQLLPFVFLFGTLGAFIGLNRRSELIAMRAAGVSAWRFVLPAAGMAFVLGVVTVTVLGPLASSGDALWQRERARISGAVPGAGEQQAIWLREGDDQRQMIIRAGRRDRANARLLNVSFFIYTTGPNGRRTFSERIDAQSATLSAGRWRLTDAVGASIGQRAVSYSTLDLSSSLADQEAFEQFARPQSTPFWSLPNQIRRIENAGFTSTTYRLRFQQLLATPLVFAAMSILAAAFSLRLMRLGDMARMSVAAVVLGFAFFFLNQFSSAMGAAEVVPPFLAAWLPPVLTALAAFTLLFYTEDG from the coding sequence ATGACCGCCCTCGGCCTCCGATCGCGTCGCCGTTCGCCGCGTCTGCCGCGCCTCGGCCGCATCGAACGCTATGTCCTGGTCCAGCAGGCGCGCGCCCTGGGCGTGGCCCTGGCGGTGATCGCGGCCCTGGTCATGCTGATCGACTTCGTGGAGGTGTCGCGCGGCCTGGGCTCCAGCATGGACCTGTCGGCCCTGCATATCCTCTATCTGGTGATGCTGAAGTCGCCGTCGGTGATCGTTCAACTGCTGCCCTTCGTCTTCCTGTTCGGCACACTGGGCGCCTTCATCGGCCTGAACCGGCGCAGCGAGCTGATCGCCATGCGGGCGGCCGGCGTCTCGGCCTGGCGCTTCGTCCTGCCGGCGGCGGGCATGGCCTTCGTCCTGGGCGTGGTGACGGTGACGGTGCTCGGCCCTCTGGCCTCCTCGGGCGACGCCCTGTGGCAGCGCGAGCGGGCGCGCATCTCCGGCGCGGTCCCCGGCGCCGGCGAACAACAGGCCATCTGGCTGCGCGAGGGCGACGACCAGCGCCAGATGATCATTCGCGCCGGCCGTCGGGATCGCGCCAACGCCCGCCTGCTGAACGTCAGCTTCTTCATCTACACCACGGGGCCGAACGGCCGCCGCACCTTCTCGGAACGGATCGACGCCCAGTCGGCGACCCTCAGCGCCGGGCGCTGGCGCCTGACCGATGCGGTCGGGGCCAGCATCGGTCAGCGCGCGGTGTCCTATTCGACCCTGGACCTGAGCTCCAGCCTGGCCGACCAGGAAGCGTTCGAACAATTCGCCCGGCCCCAGTCCACGCCCTTCTGGTCCCTGCCGAACCAGATTCGGCGAATCGAGAACGCCGGCTTCACCTCCACCACCTATCGCCTGCGCTTCCAGCAGCTTCTGGCCACCCCCCTGGTGTTCGCGGCCATGTCCATTCTGGCGGCGGCCTTCTCGCTTCGGCTGATGCGCCTGGGCGACATGGCGCGGATGAGCGTGGCGGCCGTGGTGCTGGGCTTCGCCTTCTTCTTCCTGAACCAGTTCTCGTCGGCCATGGGCGCAGCCGAGGTGGTGCCGCCGTTCCTGGCGGCCTGGCTGCCGCCGGTTCTGACGGCGCTCGCCGCCTTCACCTTGCTGTTCTATACCGAAGACGGCTAG
- a CDS encoding LPS-assembly protein LptD → MQSDRRPRRFIDFRQGLLAGVALAAWAPLAASAIAQTQAQAQTQAPQTPPPAADGLTEGAVYVDAAGVTRQGDVVTAVGAPDQRVYLRTRGHVLRGESLSYDLLAGTATADGRVEAVAPGGTVVYASHLELDKDLEAGVAVDFATRLSNGASLMAATAVRRTETVSELNYALFTPCPICDEKGPRRPTISIQAEKVVQDEQLRAVLYRNAVFYVGPVPVFYTPYFAHPDPSVERASGLLVPIINYDQGRGVSVEVPYLHVVSRSEDWLISPQINTRIAPLLNLQWRRRFADGMIVARGGYTHERNFGDFDLNGDGQFESNVRFGDREHRSYLLSHGAFDPDGPWRYGFTAERTSDKTLFDRYDVRTPYQDNGLYYGDRRRLISQIYAEHQTDRSYVSVAAFSIQSLRVDPRFAATDFRDPNGYKVFESDGDLPLVAPLVEARWEPHALVFGGRLRLKGSAVALYRENFVGAPILNPDLVPAVTTGLGGVDSRRITGQMEWRRTVILPVGLRVEPFLDTRVDLYSLSDLPPMMGFGGNETVSRSRLSAGVDVSYPLIKRTAGADIVLEPLAQMSVSSSADLDPRIPNEDAQIIELDESSLFRMDRFSGYDLIEGGARLTAGGRATIRWSEGRSASLFVGRSHRFNREDAFRTSIPDDPARLYDPSGLASETSDWVVQGSFSPSDRIRSWAHATIDGSGDVRRAEAALDGRWGRRNLASVSYILDRANPQPGPLNRNYEFVQLTGQQFVYGNWGFTVAGIADLKENEITRSEVGLLFDDDCLRFELGFRRDNTRVRPSGPSEGVYVRLNLATFGGSGYGQGEMR, encoded by the coding sequence ATGCAGAGTGACCGCCGCCCCCGGCGCTTCATCGATTTCCGACAGGGGCTTCTGGCCGGGGTCGCGCTTGCCGCCTGGGCGCCGCTGGCCGCCTCGGCGATCGCCCAGACCCAGGCCCAGGCCCAGACCCAGGCGCCCCAGACGCCGCCCCCCGCCGCCGACGGCCTGACCGAGGGCGCGGTCTATGTCGACGCCGCCGGCGTCACGCGCCAGGGCGATGTCGTCACCGCGGTCGGCGCGCCCGATCAGCGCGTCTATCTGCGCACTCGGGGCCATGTCCTGCGGGGCGAGAGCCTGTCCTACGACCTGTTGGCCGGCACGGCGACCGCCGACGGTCGCGTGGAGGCCGTCGCCCCCGGCGGCACGGTCGTCTATGCCAGCCACCTGGAGCTGGACAAGGATCTGGAGGCCGGCGTCGCCGTCGATTTCGCCACCCGTCTCAGCAACGGCGCCAGCCTGATGGCCGCCACCGCCGTGCGCCGCACCGAGACGGTCAGCGAGCTGAACTACGCCCTCTTCACCCCCTGCCCCATCTGCGACGAGAAGGGGCCGCGCCGCCCGACCATTTCGATCCAGGCCGAAAAGGTGGTGCAGGACGAACAACTGCGGGCGGTGCTGTATCGCAACGCCGTGTTCTACGTCGGCCCGGTGCCGGTCTTCTACACCCCCTATTTCGCCCACCCCGATCCGTCGGTGGAGCGGGCCTCGGGCCTCCTGGTCCCCATCATCAACTACGACCAGGGGCGCGGCGTGTCGGTGGAGGTTCCCTATCTCCACGTCGTCTCCAGGTCCGAGGACTGGCTGATCAGTCCACAGATCAACACCCGGATCGCCCCGCTGCTGAACCTGCAATGGCGACGCCGGTTCGCTGACGGCATGATCGTGGCGCGCGGCGGCTATACCCATGAGCGCAACTTCGGCGACTTCGACCTGAACGGCGACGGCCAGTTCGAAAGCAATGTGCGCTTCGGCGACCGCGAGCACCGCAGCTATCTGCTGTCGCACGGCGCCTTCGACCCCGACGGCCCCTGGCGCTATGGTTTCACGGCCGAACGGACCTCGGACAAGACCCTGTTCGACCGCTACGACGTTCGCACCCCCTATCAGGACAACGGCCTCTACTACGGCGACCGCCGCCGTCTGATCAGCCAGATCTACGCCGAGCATCAGACCGATCGTTCCTATGTCTCGGTCGCCGCCTTCTCGATCCAGAGTCTGCGGGTCGATCCGCGCTTCGCCGCCACCGACTTCCGCGACCCCAACGGCTACAAGGTGTTCGAGAGCGACGGCGACCTGCCGCTGGTCGCCCCCCTGGTCGAGGCGCGGTGGGAGCCGCACGCGCTGGTCTTCGGCGGCCGCCTGCGGCTGAAGGGCTCGGCCGTCGCCCTCTACCGCGAAAACTTCGTCGGCGCGCCCATCCTGAACCCCGACCTGGTCCCGGCCGTCACCACGGGCCTGGGCGGCGTCGACAGCCGCCGCATCACCGGCCAGATGGAATGGCGGCGCACCGTGATCCTGCCGGTCGGCCTGCGGGTCGAGCCCTTCCTGGACACCCGGGTCGATCTCTATTCCCTGTCGGACCTGCCGCCGATGATGGGGTTCGGAGGGAACGAGACCGTGTCCCGCTCGCGCCTCAGCGCGGGGGTGGACGTCAGCTATCCGCTGATCAAGCGCACGGCCGGGGCCGACATCGTCCTGGAGCCCCTGGCCCAGATGTCGGTGTCCAGCAGCGCCGATCTGGACCCGCGCATCCCCAACGAGGACGCCCAGATCATCGAACTGGACGAATCATCCCTGTTCCGCATGGACCGCTTCTCCGGCTACGACCTGATTGAGGGCGGGGCGCGCCTGACGGCGGGCGGCCGCGCCACCATCCGGTGGTCCGAAGGCCGCAGCGCCAGCCTGTTCGTGGGCCGCAGCCACCGCTTCAACCGCGAAGACGCCTTCCGCACCAGCATCCCGGACGACCCGGCCCGTCTCTACGACCCCAGCGGCCTGGCGTCGGAGACCTCGGACTGGGTGGTCCAGGGCAGTTTCTCGCCGTCGGACCGCATCCGTAGCTGGGCGCACGCCACCATCGACGGCTCGGGCGACGTGCGCCGGGCCGAGGCCGCTCTGGACGGCCGCTGGGGCCGCCGCAACCTGGCCAGCGTCAGCTACATCCTGGACCGCGCCAATCCTCAGCCCGGCCCGCTGAACCGCAACTACGAATTCGTCCAGTTGACGGGCCAGCAATTCGTCTATGGAAACTGGGGCTTCACCGTCGCGGGCATTGCCGACCTGAAGGAAAACGAAATTACCCGTTCCGAGGTCGGCCTGCTGTTCGACGACGACTGCCTGCGGTTCGAACTGGGCTTTCGGCGCGACAACACCCGCGTTCGGCCCAGCGGCCCCTCCGAGGGGGTTTATGTGCGCCTAAACCTCGCCACTTTCGGAGGTTCAGGTTATGGACAGGGCGAAATGCGTTGA
- a CDS encoding peptidylprolyl isomerase, with amino-acid sequence MGLMRYSTGAALAALLLAGSAYGQTAQAKASAAQTSVAQTSARPAAQPSLQGPAAGAPNPAAGDTPARPAAAQPQFQLADGIVATVNDKIITGFDLRQRMLMLIASSQIQPTEENLPAIQQAALNALIEDRLKNQELSKFADQLKVTDQEVDEEIAQMARQAGATPQAYIQFLEQGGIRPETFRENLRTEIGWSRLTGGRFGSRARPSPLQVEQELRRLNAAAAQPQYLIGEIYIDAARVGGQQAALNGARQLVQQIIQGAPFQAVAQQFSAAPSASARVPGDAGWVVKGSVQPALQAVFDQLQPGQLSNPIAVDGGVYIIYMRDKRDGAATSLVSMKQAMVELPETASEAEVAAATAKLETLRQGLTCDNIMSQSRATAGVTYADLGESDVQNLAPQFQQFARTGEVGAVSSPIRTPLGLHLVAVCGRRVGGPDVPTHQQVENRLRSQNLQVLDRRYLRDLRSDALIEVK; translated from the coding sequence ATGGGTTTGATGCGTTATTCGACGGGGGCTGCGCTCGCGGCGCTCCTCCTCGCCGGTTCGGCCTATGGGCAGACGGCCCAAGCTAAGGCGTCTGCAGCCCAGACGTCTGTGGCCCAGACGTCCGCTCGCCCGGCCGCTCAGCCTTCGCTGCAAGGCCCCGCCGCCGGCGCGCCGAATCCAGCGGCCGGCGACACACCGGCCCGTCCGGCCGCCGCACAGCCCCAGTTCCAGCTGGCAGACGGCATCGTCGCCACCGTCAATGACAAGATCATCACCGGCTTCGACCTGCGCCAGCGCATGCTGATGCTGATCGCCTCGTCGCAGATCCAGCCGACCGAGGAAAACCTGCCCGCCATCCAGCAGGCAGCCCTGAACGCCCTGATCGAGGATCGCCTCAAGAATCAGGAACTGTCCAAGTTCGCCGACCAGCTGAAGGTGACGGACCAGGAAGTGGACGAGGAAATCGCCCAGATGGCCCGCCAGGCCGGCGCCACGCCCCAGGCTTACATTCAGTTCCTCGAGCAGGGCGGCATCCGGCCCGAGACCTTCCGCGAGAACCTGCGCACCGAGATCGGCTGGAGCCGGTTGACCGGCGGCCGTTTCGGCTCGCGCGCGCGGCCCAGCCCGCTTCAGGTCGAGCAGGAACTGCGTCGCCTGAACGCCGCCGCCGCCCAGCCGCAATATCTGATCGGCGAAATCTACATCGACGCCGCCCGCGTGGGCGGCCAGCAGGCGGCCCTGAACGGCGCCCGCCAACTGGTGCAGCAGATCATCCAGGGCGCGCCCTTCCAGGCCGTGGCCCAGCAGTTCTCGGCCGCCCCCTCCGCCTCGGCCCGCGTACCCGGCGACGCCGGCTGGGTGGTCAAGGGCTCGGTCCAGCCCGCCCTTCAGGCCGTCTTCGACCAGCTCCAGCCCGGCCAGCTGTCCAACCCCATCGCCGTCGATGGCGGGGTTTACATCATCTATATGCGCGACAAGCGCGACGGCGCCGCCACCAGCCTGGTTTCGATGAAACAGGCCATGGTCGAACTGCCCGAAACCGCCAGCGAGGCCGAGGTCGCCGCCGCGACCGCCAAGCTGGAGACCCTGCGTCAGGGCCTGACCTGCGACAACATCATGTCCCAGTCGCGCGCCACCGCCGGCGTCACCTATGCGGACCTGGGCGAATCCGACGTCCAGAACCTGGCGCCCCAGTTCCAGCAGTTCGCCCGCACCGGAGAAGTCGGCGCCGTCAGCAGCCCGATCCGCACGCCGCTGGGCCTGCATCTGGTCGCGGTTTGCGGCCGTCGCGTCGGCGGGCCGGACGTCCCCACCCATCAGCAGGTCGAGAACCGTCTGCGCTCCCAGAACCTTCAGGTCCTGGACCGTCGCTATCTGCGCGACCTGCGCAGCGACGCCCTGATCGAGGTCAAGTGA